In one Stenotrophomonas maltophilia genomic region, the following are encoded:
- a CDS encoding phosphate/phosphite/phosphonate ABC transporter substrate-binding protein encodes MKPVSGLRTAMQGALLSLAMVLLAGTVRAAPDPVLVLGRISDDPKAHYQQLQPLLDYVVARMQDVGIQEGRILMARDPQQMASYLRRGQVDWVTETAGTAVALGQRSGARPLLLTERNGVREYQTVFFVRRDSPFQRLEDLRGHRLALQNTASTSAYLVPVMTLLGHGLSPQILAGTWDAPGTDSVGYVFARSELNIATYVHKGVADAGAVSSVDWNDERRMPRAFRRDFRELLRTEPYPRAVEVVRADLDARVRDRLQEVLLQAASDPQAQAALHRFFGTSGFHRVDAHAQQRLDELKQGLTRVRMEVE; translated from the coding sequence ATGAAACCGGTGTCGGGTCTGCGAACGGCAATGCAGGGGGCGCTGCTGAGCCTGGCCATGGTCCTGCTGGCCGGAACGGTGCGTGCTGCGCCGGATCCGGTGCTGGTGCTGGGCCGGATCAGCGACGATCCCAAGGCCCATTACCAGCAGCTGCAGCCGCTGCTGGACTACGTGGTGGCACGCATGCAGGACGTCGGCATCCAGGAGGGGAGGATACTGATGGCGCGTGATCCGCAGCAGATGGCCAGCTATCTGCGGCGGGGGCAGGTCGACTGGGTCACGGAAACCGCCGGAACCGCAGTGGCGTTGGGGCAGCGCAGCGGTGCGCGGCCGTTGCTGCTGACCGAGCGCAATGGCGTGCGTGAGTACCAGACCGTATTCTTCGTGCGCCGCGACAGCCCGTTCCAGCGGCTGGAGGACCTGCGGGGCCACCGCCTTGCGCTGCAGAACACCGCATCCACCAGCGCCTACCTGGTGCCGGTGATGACGTTGCTGGGCCACGGGTTGTCCCCACAGATCCTCGCGGGTACGTGGGACGCTCCGGGCACGGACAGCGTCGGCTATGTGTTCGCCCGCAGCGAGCTGAACATCGCCACCTACGTGCACAAGGGCGTGGCCGATGCGGGCGCGGTGAGCAGCGTGGACTGGAACGATGAGCGGCGCATGCCGCGGGCGTTCCGGCGCGACTTCCGCGAACTGTTGCGCACGGAGCCCTATCCTCGCGCCGTGGAGGTGGTGCGCGCCGACCTGGATGCACGCGTCCGTGATCGCCTGCAGGAGGTCCTGCTGCAGGCGGCCAGTGATCCGCAGGCACAGGCAGCGCTGCACCGTTTTTTTGGTACTTCCGGTTTCCACCGCGTCGACGCGCATGCGCAGCAGCGGCTGGATGAATTGAAACAAGGATTGACGCGCGTGCGGATGGAAGTGGAATGA
- the epmB gene encoding EF-P beta-lysylation protein EpmB, whose translation MQLSAFPRPSSPGAPARWQELWRQALRDPHALLARLELDPVALGVSEAAMAQFALRVPDGFVARMRKGDAADPLLRQVLPVNDEMQVVPGFSFDAVGDGAARKATGVIQKYRGRALLIATGSCAINCRYCFRRHFDYAAENAAKGGWWEAVDAIAADPDIDEVILSGGDPLSLATHKLVELTDALRRIPHIRRLRIHTRLPIVLPERVDDELLAWLGSLPWPLAIVVHANHGNEFDASVDAAMARLRGTGAQLLNQAVLLRGVNDSVQALQELSERSFAAGVLPYYLHQLDRVEGVAHFEVDDTRARELIAGLTARLSGYLVPKLVRELPGDPSKRPL comes from the coding sequence ATGCAGCTTTCCGCCTTTCCCCGCCCGTCGTCGCCGGGTGCACCCGCACGCTGGCAGGAACTCTGGCGCCAGGCGCTGCGCGACCCGCACGCACTGCTGGCGCGGCTGGAGCTGGATCCGGTCGCACTGGGCGTGTCCGAGGCGGCCATGGCCCAGTTCGCGCTGCGCGTACCGGACGGGTTCGTGGCCCGCATGCGCAAGGGCGATGCGGCCGACCCGCTGCTGCGCCAGGTGCTGCCGGTCAATGACGAGATGCAGGTCGTTCCCGGGTTCAGCTTCGACGCGGTGGGCGATGGTGCGGCCAGGAAGGCGACCGGGGTCATCCAGAAGTACCGGGGCCGGGCGCTGCTGATCGCCACCGGCAGCTGTGCAATCAATTGCCGCTACTGTTTCCGCCGGCACTTCGACTACGCCGCTGAGAATGCCGCCAAGGGCGGCTGGTGGGAAGCGGTGGACGCCATCGCCGCCGATCCGGATATCGACGAAGTGATCCTGTCCGGGGGGGATCCGCTGTCGCTGGCCACCCACAAGCTGGTCGAACTGACCGACGCGCTGCGGCGGATTCCGCACATCCGTCGCCTGCGCATCCACACCCGGCTGCCGATCGTGCTGCCGGAACGGGTCGATGACGAGCTGCTGGCCTGGCTGGGCAGCCTGCCGTGGCCGCTGGCGATCGTGGTCCATGCCAACCATGGCAATGAGTTCGATGCCAGCGTGGACGCGGCAATGGCGCGCCTGCGTGGCACCGGCGCCCAGCTCCTGAACCAGGCAGTGCTGCTGCGTGGCGTCAACGACAGCGTGCAGGCGCTGCAGGAACTGAGCGAACGCAGCTTTGCCGCCGGCGTGCTGCCCTATTACCTGCACCAGTTGGACCGGGTCGAGGGCGTGGCCCACTTCGAGGTGGATGACACCCGCGCCAGGGAGCTGATCGCCGGCCTGACCGCGCGCCTGTCCGGCTACCTGGTTCCCAAGCTGGTGCGGGAACTCCCCGGCGACCCGAGCAAGCGCCCGCTGTAG
- the efp gene encoding elongation factor P produces the protein MATVGMNDVKNGMKILVNNEPAVITDTEYVKPGKGQAFTRVKYRFIRSGRVVELTMKATDDLEVADVVDTDMNYMYSDGEYWHFMDPETFEQVQADKAGMGGAEKWLKGEEACIVTLFNGAPIFVQPPNFVELKITETDPGVRGDTSGGGGKPATLETGAVVRVPLFVNQDEVIRVDTRSGEYSSRVK, from the coding sequence ATGGCCACTGTGGGCATGAATGACGTCAAGAACGGGATGAAGATCCTGGTCAACAATGAACCGGCGGTCATCACCGATACCGAATACGTCAAGCCGGGCAAGGGCCAGGCGTTCACCCGCGTCAAGTACCGCTTCATCCGTTCGGGCCGCGTGGTCGAACTGACCATGAAGGCGACCGACGACCTGGAAGTGGCCGACGTGGTCGACACCGACATGAACTACATGTACAGCGATGGCGAGTATTGGCACTTCATGGATCCGGAGACCTTCGAGCAGGTCCAGGCCGACAAGGCCGGCATGGGCGGCGCCGAAAAGTGGCTGAAGGGCGAGGAAGCCTGCATCGTGACCCTGTTCAACGGTGCGCCGATCTTCGTGCAGCCGCCGAACTTCGTCGAGCTGAAGATCACCGAAACCGATCCGGGCGTCCGCGGTGACACCTCCGGCGGTGGCGGCAAGCCGGCCACGCTGGAAACCGGTGCCGTGGTCCGCGTGCCGCTGTTCGTCAACCAGGATGAAGTCATCCGGGTCGACACCCGTTCGGGCGAGTACTCCTCGCGCGTGAAGTAA
- a CDS encoding putative bifunctional diguanylate cyclase/phosphodiesterase, with the protein MKWLGSGMQARFLLAMGGAMLVVVAILAVLLGRQAAMQSEVRNLSGGVIHELFDRSVRSRGEAIARELSDALANPLYYHDLDQVGALVRSTSRQPVVRYVLVFDERGRLVHDGSVEVAAFGQPMGDPLAPGAIAARTLVVQQSPKVLDNTMPIMVGNQRIGGVRVGMALDEVQQREQAANATLGERLQQVGSRHLGWLLLMLGLLVVIGVAVIFYVQRTLVAPIRDLAVAARRIEAGDYQAPLLENTRDDEVGELVRGFARMRDAIARHDREVRHMAYTDALTGLTNRLAFREALDHRLMAARASKQRLGLLFADIDDFKRVNDTLGHEAGDEALLQFAQRIGRAVAEAGGDEALLARFGGDEFVILVGDGDVAANARLLAEVLVRELGKPLVVQGRELFLGTSIGVTLFPDDAADATTLLKNGDIAMYQAKMAGKNCYRYYSRAMDHAVERRVHMEQELRGAWERGELRLAYQPIFRTRDRRMVGVEVLLRWQHPTLGTIPPSVFIEVAEQSGLIEVIGPKVLRAACMEASQWPRSAGGDDLFVSVNVSPRQLRGGELPSLVAQCLHESGLPASRLHLELTETAVIGDEMVAAQLLDKLHRTGVKVWLDDFGTGFSGLSHLRQVPVDGVKIDKSFIADMQRDPDDLALTTAIIAMAHALGITVVAEGIEQQAQFELLAQRGCDLGQGYWLSHPVTATEVVRMIESGV; encoded by the coding sequence ATGAAGTGGCTCGGCTCGGGAATGCAGGCGCGGTTCCTGCTCGCGATGGGCGGGGCGATGCTTGTGGTGGTGGCGATCCTGGCGGTGCTGCTGGGGCGGCAGGCGGCGATGCAGAGCGAGGTGCGCAACCTCAGCGGCGGCGTCATCCATGAACTGTTCGACCGCAGCGTGCGCAGCCGCGGCGAAGCGATTGCCCGTGAGCTTTCCGATGCGCTGGCCAACCCGCTGTACTACCACGATCTGGACCAGGTCGGCGCACTGGTGCGCAGCACGTCGCGGCAGCCCGTGGTGCGCTATGTGCTGGTGTTCGACGAACGTGGCCGGCTGGTGCACGACGGTTCGGTGGAGGTCGCCGCCTTCGGTCAGCCGATGGGAGACCCCCTTGCACCGGGCGCGATCGCCGCGCGGACGCTGGTGGTGCAGCAGTCGCCAAAGGTGCTCGACAACACGATGCCGATCATGGTCGGCAACCAGCGCATCGGCGGCGTCCGCGTCGGCATGGCGCTGGACGAAGTGCAGCAGCGCGAGCAGGCCGCCAACGCAACGCTGGGCGAGCGCCTGCAGCAGGTCGGCAGCCGTCATCTGGGCTGGCTGCTGCTGATGCTCGGCCTGCTGGTGGTGATCGGCGTGGCGGTGATCTTCTACGTGCAGCGCACCCTGGTCGCGCCGATCCGCGACCTGGCGGTGGCGGCCCGTCGCATCGAAGCCGGCGACTACCAGGCGCCGCTGCTGGAGAATACCCGCGACGACGAGGTCGGCGAGCTGGTGCGGGGATTCGCCCGCATGCGTGATGCCATCGCCCGCCACGACCGCGAGGTGCGGCACATGGCCTACACCGACGCACTGACCGGCCTGACCAACCGCTTGGCGTTCCGCGAAGCCCTGGACCACCGGCTGATGGCCGCGCGTGCGTCCAAGCAGCGGTTGGGCCTGTTGTTTGCGGACATCGACGATTTCAAGCGGGTCAACGATACCCTCGGGCATGAAGCGGGCGACGAAGCACTGCTGCAGTTTGCCCAGCGGATCGGCCGCGCCGTCGCCGAGGCCGGGGGCGATGAGGCGCTGCTGGCCCGTTTTGGCGGCGACGAGTTCGTGATCCTGGTCGGCGACGGCGATGTCGCTGCCAATGCGCGGCTGCTGGCCGAGGTGCTGGTGCGCGAACTGGGCAAGCCGCTGGTGGTGCAGGGCAGGGAGCTGTTCCTGGGCACCTCCATCGGCGTGACCCTGTTCCCGGACGATGCCGCAGACGCGACCACACTGCTGAAGAACGGCGACATCGCCATGTACCAGGCGAAGATGGCCGGCAAGAATTGCTACCGGTATTACAGCCGGGCGATGGACCATGCGGTCGAGCGCCGCGTGCACATGGAACAGGAACTGCGCGGCGCCTGGGAGCGCGGCGAGCTGCGCCTGGCCTACCAGCCGATCTTCCGCACCCGCGACCGGCGGATGGTCGGCGTCGAGGTGCTGCTGCGCTGGCAGCACCCCACTCTGGGCACGATCCCGCCGTCGGTGTTCATCGAAGTGGCCGAGCAGAGCGGGCTGATCGAGGTGATCGGGCCGAAGGTGCTGCGCGCGGCCTGCATGGAAGCGTCGCAGTGGCCGCGCAGTGCGGGCGGCGATGATCTGTTCGTGTCGGTGAACGTGTCGCCCCGGCAGCTGCGTGGCGGCGAGCTGCCGTCACTGGTCGCACAGTGCCTGCATGAGTCGGGGCTGCCGGCTTCGCGCCTGCATCTGGAACTGACCGAGACCGCCGTGATCGGTGATGAGATGGTGGCCGCGCAGTTGCTGGACAAGCTGCATCGCACCGGCGTCAAGGTGTGGCTGGACGACTTCGGCACCGGCTTCTCGGGCTTGAGCCACCTGCGCCAGGTGCCCGTGGACGGCGTGAAGATCGACAAGAGTTTCATTGCCGACATGCAGCGTGATCCGGACGACCTGGCGCTGACCACGGCGATCATCGCCATGGCCCACGCGCTGGGCATCACGGTAGTTGCCGAGGGCATCGAGCAGCAGGCACAGTTCGAGCTGCTGGCCCAGCGCGGCTGCGATCTTGGCCAGGGCTACTGGCTGAGCCACCCGGTCACCGCGACCGAAGTGGTGCGGATGATCGAGTCCGGCGTCTGA